TCCCAAACATATTGGGAATGATCATAAACCAACGCCTGGGGTCGAGAATGCTATCGCCACGAATCAACCAGTCAATGTCGCAATGTTGCGCTCCGTAAGAAGTTGGGTAGAGAATGGCATTAGTGCGATCGCTTGCGAGTTCGCCGTAAGTTTGGTACGCTAACCTCGCCTTGGATAGAACTGCACCACACTCAAGCCTAAAGTTTTCTAGGGTTAAAAAACTTGGATATCTTGTCATATTGCTGATTATCCCAATTTAATTACCTGACTTTTTCCCTTATCTCTTTGACGGAGCGATCGCTTAGTATACCTCTATCCAAAAGTCCTATTCTCTGGTAATTTATTATTAAAACTAGTTTTTGAGAATAAAATCTAGTATGAAACCCTTGCTATTTCGTTGTTTCACGACTTAACAGCAAAAATCAGATTTAGTTACAAGTCACTAATAATATAGAGTTACAAACCCAAGTTAGTGACACATACGATTCTTCCCAAACATTAAATGAAACTGTTGGGGGCTGGAAGGGCTTGAGGTTGAAACTATTAATTTGGGTTTGGTAGCCTAGTTTTGTAGCGTATTTTAAAGTCCTCCAGTTACCTCCAAGTTAAATCCAGTGATATAGCTTGTCTCTTCGCTCATCAGAAACGCTACCCCATTCGCCACCTCCTCCAAGCTTCCTAAACGCCGCATTGGCACTGAATTAATCATCTGTTGCTCCACTACCTTGGGATTGACATCAAAGTACTGTGACCCTCCTGCTGCTTGCAATTCTGTTTGCCGCGTCCACATAAAACCAGGGCCGATCAATGCCGGAGAGAGTGCATTCACCCGAATGCTGTAAGGAGCCAAATCTTTCGCTGCTGTTTGAGTCATTCCAATCACCGCAAACTTGGAAGCAGCGTATGCCAGCATATTTGGTGGCCCAACCACCCCTGCATAACTTGCCATGTTGACGATCGCGCCTCCACCGACATCACGTAGGTGCTGTGCAGCTGCCTTGAGAACATGGAAAACGCCAATAACGTTGACATTTATCACCTTCTGAAAGTCATCATCAGGATATTCGTCAGTTTTAGCAAACACTCCTTGATAGCCCGCGTTATTAAATACGTAATCTATACGCCCAAACTTTTCAACAGCACTAGTAAAGGTTTTGGCAACATCGTCACTAGCTGTAACATCACAACGAAACGTGCTGACTGGAACGTTATAACTTTTTAGTTCCCCAGCCACATCTGCCATCTTCGCTTCATTTAAATCCAGCAAGGCTACACCTGCCCCATTAGCAGCAAAGCGGTGTGCAGTTGCTTTGCCAATATCTCCCGCACCGCCCGTAATCAGGATGGTCTTACCTGCAAACTGGTAGGTTGCTTTTGCTGTCACGTTTTCAACCTCTTATTGAAGAATGCCTGTGATTGAAATGAGATTGGTATAATTTTTATTTTTGAGCATTTGCCCAAAAATAGAGCATAAAATTAAAAATTTGTTTCGTTCGATTTTTTTTACTTTAAAGGAGCCATGCGATGTATCTACAGAGTCGCGTTCTGTGGAAGACGGTAAGCGTGTTAAGTATTATCGGCTGAATACTGATAAGTATCTATGCAAAATTAATTATGTATTTTTCTCCAAAATCTCGAATGACTTTTTCAACATAGTTAACTAAATTTGACCAACTAGAGTATGCATCTATTTCTATCCATTCATATTTGATAAAACGCCAGAGAATTTCTATTAAATTTAATTGAGGGGAGTAGGATGGTAGCCAAAATATTTCTAATTTCTTCTCTTGCCACTCGCTAATTTTTTGCTGGATTTTTTTGCTTGTGTGAAAAGACGCTTTATCCATAACTACAATGGTTTTTATTTGAAGATTTCCAGCGAATTTATCAAGACAAGAGATAACGACATCACTTGTAACATTTCCTTCAAATATATAGGCATCTAATTCTTGAGCACAATTCATTAATCCTAGTACATTTAGGCGACGACTACGACTACTATCAATTTTAATATTTTCTCCTTTTTCTTGCCATCCATAAGGTATATAAGGTGTTAAACAAAATCCGGTTTCGTCTAAATATCTTAAATCAATTTCCCCAGATTTATCTTGTTGTTTTAGAACAGTGAGTTCCTCCTGTTTTTCCTTATATTCCAGTGGGTCTGGCTCTCCTGCTAATCCCCTTTTAAATCTCCTCCATGTCATTTCAAAGTTTTTTAAAATTCGTTTTACTGTATCT
This portion of the Nostoc sp. UHCC 0302 genome encodes:
- a CDS encoding SDR family NAD(P)-dependent oxidoreductase — encoded protein: MTAKATYQFAGKTILITGGAGDIGKATAHRFAANGAGVALLDLNEAKMADVAGELKSYNVPVSTFRCDVTASDDVAKTFTSAVEKFGRIDYVFNNAGYQGVFAKTDEYPDDDFQKVINVNVIGVFHVLKAAAQHLRDVGGGAIVNMASYAGVVGPPNMLAYAASKFAVIGMTQTAAKDLAPYSIRVNALSPALIGPGFMWTRQTELQAAGGSQYFDVNPKVVEQQMINSVPMRRLGSLEEVANGVAFLMSEETSYITGFNLEVTGGL
- a CDS encoding IS630 family transposase, yielding MRFIKDLNIDTIKLLNRIYKQSSHYQVKQRAHCILLSYKGKTISELMEIFQVTRGTIYNWMNDWEEYRLLGLYNRPGRGRKPIFNELQELQIKEWVKQSPKNLGKVLAQIEELWGVKVSKDTVKRILKNFEMTWRRFKRGLAGEPDPLEYKEKQEELTVLKQQDKSGEIDLRYLDETGFCLTPYIPYGWQEKGENIKIDSSRSRRLNVLGLMNCAQELDAYIFEGNVTSDVVISCLDKFAGNLQIKTIVVMDKASFHTSKKIQQKISEWQEKKLEIFWLPSYSPQLNLIEILWRFIKYEWIEIDAYSSWSNLVNYVEKVIRDFGEKYIINFA